In a genomic window of Stakelama saccharophila:
- a CDS encoding BsuBI/PstI family type II restriction endonuclease, with amino-acid sequence MIDLPPYADRDLVAERLPLIFPEGTPNRNYCVRELAASTVFAALYVGAVEGTGCYLGPVHVYRMTNEQAARAEDAERLGYDKAVLKRGGHVSGARWYADNTREPIRDETLRDGLVAIGAITRREDLPTTSGKPRYALKRDFAALFDPALAGEALEKRIAEFQATHLSKSALARVTIMQAGAAARSDGVLVTFPSGETRPLAPGPSSFIAQGVVEVFAPRFLETPAVLWLSESGNKVVVRDDRIAASIGLNIEADKNLPDLILADLAPRDPLIVFVEVVATDGAITPRRQEAIFDLTDAAGFDRRQIAFVTAYQDRASAGFKKTVTQLAWGSFAWFVSEPDHIVILRTGSGTCASLAQLVPG; translated from the coding sequence GGAACTATTGCGTTCGCGAGTTGGCGGCGAGCACCGTCTTTGCCGCGCTCTATGTCGGCGCCGTTGAAGGCACCGGATGTTATCTCGGGCCTGTCCACGTTTATCGCATGACCAACGAGCAGGCGGCCAGAGCCGAGGACGCTGAGCGCCTCGGCTATGACAAAGCCGTACTCAAGCGCGGCGGCCATGTCAGCGGCGCACGCTGGTATGCCGACAACACACGCGAGCCGATCCGGGATGAGACCTTGCGCGACGGGCTGGTCGCCATCGGTGCGATCACGCGCCGTGAGGATCTGCCGACGACATCGGGCAAGCCGCGCTACGCGCTCAAGCGCGATTTCGCTGCATTGTTCGATCCGGCGCTCGCTGGCGAGGCACTCGAGAAACGGATAGCGGAATTTCAGGCCACGCATTTGAGCAAAAGTGCGCTTGCCCGCGTAACGATTATGCAGGCGGGCGCGGCCGCGCGCTCGGACGGCGTGCTCGTCACCTTCCCCAGTGGCGAAACTCGACCGCTGGCGCCGGGCCCAAGTTCGTTTATTGCCCAAGGCGTCGTCGAGGTCTTCGCCCCGCGCTTCCTCGAGACACCGGCCGTGCTCTGGCTCAGCGAGAGCGGGAACAAGGTCGTGGTTCGCGATGACCGGATCGCCGCATCGATCGGGTTGAACATCGAGGCGGACAAGAACCTGCCCGACCTCATTCTTGCCGATCTCGCGCCGCGCGATCCGCTCATTGTGTTCGTCGAAGTTGTCGCAACCGACGGCGCGATCACGCCACGCAGGCAAGAGGCGATCTTCGACCTAACCGATGCGGCAGGCTTCGATCGCCGGCAGATCGCGTTCGTCACCGCCTATCAGGATCGCGCCTCGGCAGGATTCAAGAAGACCGTGACCCAATTGGCGTGGGGGAGCTTCGCGTGGTTCGTTTCCGAGCCCGACCACATTGTCATTTTGCGGACCGGCTCGGGGACGTGCGCCTCGCTGGCGCAGCTGGTTCCTGGATGA
- a CDS encoding ATP-binding protein: MDNPRLVGHIVSVQGFRVKVELLPETRSALRATLDGVQAAIAINAYLTFSLGAGETVIGIITDLEARETFDPGSGDDLNLELMKPRRVASVQLLGTIEHKDEEPAFGPGISVLPTLDTPAEIGSPDILRAMFEIPPRRNKPEDYGAKDFDCDLKIGYPTGQDRNVVRASYNDLFSRPLAIVGNTGSGKSFSVSSLIQKAMTALDGAAEEPHVFILDINGEYAKAFPAAEASQRLPDRIYLNGKEFGLPLWFLNAEEICAWLSASEQTQEPVLKDWWAIAKGGSATAAASMGALQNGMSALDQLLSELTKIKKKAAGSYCDAVIGHLAHADIDTDPFAGLFTAHRSANDFNTEVMNNQAAIAAEAEKLKDAVRAKIAGSSGTAEAGARTADSPLHIARATLTDPSLINRAVSKEDTFRVDAHLTTLKLRLKTRIDDKRWRAFLNYEETDTKIEKLSAWFARFGLGTVTGPKVSVLDLSMLSNEVLPYACAVIGRVLLEARERLPAASRYKHPWVLVLEEAHNYARPARSDEDRGHRLARLTYERIAKEGRKFGLSLIIASQRPSEISQTIISQCANFISHRLQNPDDIDHFRRIIPMQARRLLDQVTILSSGEAIVFGSAFHIPTRVQFDRPEPSPYSQTAAPYHEWRKEQNPFPLSQVIEAWGA; encoded by the coding sequence ATGGATAATCCCCGCCTCGTGGGTCACATCGTCTCGGTCCAAGGCTTCCGGGTGAAGGTCGAACTGCTGCCCGAAACTCGGTCGGCGTTGCGCGCCACGCTGGACGGAGTGCAGGCCGCCATCGCGATCAACGCCTATTTGACCTTCTCGCTCGGCGCCGGTGAAACGGTCATCGGCATCATCACCGATCTAGAAGCTCGCGAGACCTTCGATCCTGGCAGCGGAGACGATCTCAACCTCGAACTGATGAAACCGCGCCGCGTCGCGAGCGTGCAGTTGCTGGGGACGATCGAGCACAAGGATGAGGAGCCCGCGTTCGGTCCGGGCATCTCGGTGCTGCCGACACTCGATACGCCCGCGGAAATCGGATCGCCGGATATCCTTCGCGCAATGTTCGAAATACCCCCTCGGCGCAACAAACCGGAGGACTATGGCGCGAAGGATTTCGATTGTGATCTGAAGATCGGATACCCAACTGGTCAGGATCGCAACGTTGTCCGCGCCTCTTATAACGACCTGTTCTCACGACCGCTTGCGATTGTTGGCAATACCGGCTCGGGCAAGTCCTTCTCGGTGTCGAGCCTGATCCAGAAGGCGATGACGGCGCTTGATGGCGCCGCCGAAGAGCCGCACGTCTTCATCCTCGACATCAACGGCGAATATGCCAAAGCCTTCCCGGCCGCTGAAGCATCGCAGCGCTTGCCCGATCGCATTTACCTTAATGGCAAGGAGTTCGGCCTTCCGCTTTGGTTTCTGAACGCGGAGGAAATCTGTGCGTGGCTCAGCGCTTCGGAACAGACGCAGGAGCCCGTGCTGAAGGACTGGTGGGCGATTGCCAAAGGCGGCAGCGCCACGGCCGCTGCCAGCATGGGGGCGCTTCAGAATGGCATGAGCGCTCTCGACCAGCTCCTTAGCGAACTGACGAAAATCAAGAAGAAAGCAGCCGGTTCCTATTGTGATGCCGTGATTGGCCACCTCGCCCATGCAGATATTGATACAGACCCGTTCGCTGGCCTGTTTACCGCTCATCGGTCAGCCAACGATTTCAACACTGAGGTTATGAACAATCAGGCCGCCATCGCAGCGGAGGCGGAGAAGCTGAAAGACGCGGTTCGCGCCAAGATCGCAGGCAGCAGCGGCACGGCAGAGGCCGGTGCGCGCACTGCCGACTCCCCGTTGCACATCGCTCGCGCAACCCTGACCGATCCGTCGCTCATCAATCGCGCTGTGTCCAAGGAGGATACGTTTCGCGTCGATGCTCATCTGACAACGTTGAAGCTGCGGCTGAAAACTCGCATCGACGATAAGCGGTGGCGCGCCTTCCTCAATTATGAGGAAACCGATACAAAGATCGAGAAGCTGTCCGCATGGTTTGCGCGCTTCGGGCTTGGCACTGTGACTGGACCGAAAGTCTCGGTGCTCGACCTGTCGATGTTGAGCAACGAGGTTCTGCCCTATGCGTGCGCGGTGATCGGGCGGGTGTTGTTGGAGGCGCGTGAGCGCCTGCCGGCAGCCTCGCGCTATAAGCATCCCTGGGTGCTCGTTCTCGAAGAGGCGCACAATTATGCACGTCCGGCCCGCTCGGACGAGGATCGCGGTCATCGCTTGGCCCGATTGACATACGAGCGGATCGCCAAGGAGGGCCGCAAATTTGGCCTTTCGCTTATCATTGCCAGCCAGCGGCCGAGCGAGATCAGCCAGACCATCATCAGCCAGTGCGCCAACTTCATCAGCCATCGCCTGCAAAATCCTGACGACATCGACCATTTTCGGCGCATCATTCCAATGCAGGCACGACGGCTGCTCGATCAGGTGACAATCTTATCGTCAGGTGAAGCGATCGTGTTCGGCAGCGCCTTCCATATTCCGACGCGCGTCCAGTTCGATCGACCGGAGCCTAGCCCCTATAGCCAGACGGCCGCGCCTTATCATGAATGGCGGAAGGAACAGAATCCCTTCCCGCTATCGCAAGTCATTGAGGCTTGGGGTGCCTGA
- a CDS encoding SIR2 family protein, with translation MTTVPPAPIDYHLIGLAEDGGIGDLLAGLDQKQGRIRLQALISEWLRMENLVVLTGSGTSVSAGGKTMANLETAVFATIEAMPDVPTSITPIIEARKNAVLLAAFDDDDPIGFEAWLSFVANALVVAESPGGPFSAVTWPSTPAPSVADLRWFVDRLRMAIFAECALLLPDNGLAASADSIAPHLAFLSKLVARDSNLGRTHLFTLNYDTLFEQALELLGVQYFDGFTGRASARFDPSVYGLDIYYPGEVAEGRVRRFDKFLHFYKLHGSIHWFEHGNEMRARHPDLMPFRTYATLTAEQKAASLPSLAGGTPSVGILPTANKFAQTLAMPYAHLFRSFQVRLGTPQTFLLVLGYGFGDDHVSRIIENALMNPSLVMLVVEPDPNSPVIARIRRYKDLGKRVFVLCPATDAFSATPFKHATFDDFARTVMPDVQWLDDFLRLRRFEKQIASSATSTGADTEDADG, from the coding sequence ATGACGACCGTGCCGCCGGCACCTATCGACTATCACCTCATCGGCCTCGCTGAAGACGGCGGCATCGGGGATCTACTGGCGGGCCTCGATCAGAAGCAGGGACGTATCCGCCTTCAGGCACTCATATCCGAATGGCTACGAATGGAGAATCTCGTCGTTCTGACGGGATCGGGCACGTCGGTTTCCGCAGGCGGCAAGACGATGGCCAATCTTGAAACGGCTGTATTCGCCACGATCGAGGCTATGCCCGACGTTCCGACCTCGATCACTCCCATCATCGAAGCCCGCAAAAACGCTGTCCTTCTTGCCGCCTTCGACGACGATGACCCCATCGGCTTTGAGGCATGGCTCTCGTTCGTCGCGAATGCTTTGGTCGTCGCGGAGTCGCCCGGCGGGCCATTTTCCGCCGTGACCTGGCCCAGCACGCCCGCGCCTAGCGTCGCCGATCTGCGTTGGTTCGTTGATCGGCTTCGCATGGCAATCTTCGCCGAGTGCGCGCTTTTGCTGCCCGATAACGGGCTGGCTGCGTCTGCCGATAGCATCGCTCCGCATCTTGCGTTCCTGTCAAAGCTCGTGGCGCGGGATAGCAACCTCGGCCGCACCCATCTCTTCACGCTCAATTACGACACGCTGTTCGAGCAGGCACTGGAACTGCTCGGCGTCCAGTATTTCGATGGGTTCACCGGCCGCGCCTCCGCCCGCTTCGATCCTTCCGTCTATGGTTTGGACATCTACTATCCAGGCGAGGTGGCAGAGGGCCGCGTGCGGCGTTTCGACAAGTTCCTGCATTTCTATAAGCTCCATGGCTCGATCCACTGGTTCGAGCACGGCAATGAAATGCGTGCGCGGCATCCCGATCTGATGCCATTCCGGACCTACGCCACCTTGACAGCCGAGCAGAAAGCCGCGTCGCTTCCTTCTCTGGCTGGGGGGACTCCCTCGGTCGGAATCCTACCGACCGCGAACAAATTTGCTCAGACGCTTGCGATGCCCTACGCGCACTTGTTCCGGTCCTTTCAGGTGAGGCTCGGCACTCCCCAGACCTTCCTCCTCGTGCTGGGCTATGGCTTCGGCGACGATCATGTCAGCCGGATCATTGAGAACGCGCTGATGAATCCGTCGCTGGTGATGCTTGTGGTCGAACCCGATCCGAACAGTCCGGTGATCGCGCGCATTCGGCGATACAAGGATCTCGGCAAGCGCGTTTTCGTCCTGTGCCCGGCGACGGACGCCTTCTCTGCAACGCCGTTTAAGCACGCCACCTTCGACGATTTTGCGCGAACGGTGATGCCTGACGTGCAGTGGCTCGACGATTTTCTGCGCTTGCGCCGCTTCGAAAAGCAGATCGCTTCCTCCGCGACTTCAACCGGGGCGGACACGGAGGACGCGGATGGATAA
- a CDS encoding RNA polymerase sigma factor, translated as MSQACSQHPAFAGLASKNEAGSTGDEAFRQGRFLQCASALAETMPLSAPKLAAFFDPRLSEDDPLPPERPPGPPTIEFEALYRGHAPRLLRFFSRRTNDSDAADLVQESFARLVRVERSSQTRIESPAAYLSRIAKNLLRDQKKSAIQRADAMRTEYDDALHVGIDPDPQLNHRDALARVDAAVKRLNRRTREIFLLHRVEGLTYAEIATEMNMSVKGVKKQMAKALFQLRRDVGPI; from the coding sequence ATGTCTCAAGCATGTTCTCAACACCCGGCTTTTGCCGGCCTCGCCTCGAAGAATGAAGCGGGGTCGACGGGTGATGAGGCATTTCGACAAGGTAGATTCTTGCAATGTGCGTCGGCGCTGGCCGAAACCATGCCATTGAGCGCCCCCAAATTGGCGGCATTTTTCGACCCGCGCCTCTCGGAAGATGATCCGCTGCCGCCGGAAAGGCCCCCAGGTCCGCCGACCATAGAGTTTGAAGCGCTCTATCGCGGGCACGCCCCCCGATTGCTTCGCTTCTTTTCGCGACGCACGAATGATAGCGATGCCGCTGACCTCGTGCAGGAGAGTTTTGCGCGGTTGGTCCGAGTAGAGCGATCGTCGCAAACGCGCATCGAAAGCCCGGCTGCCTATCTCTCAAGAATCGCGAAGAACCTGCTTCGCGACCAGAAAAAGTCAGCAATCCAGCGCGCCGATGCCATGCGAACCGAATATGATGACGCGCTTCATGTGGGGATCGACCCCGACCCGCAGCTAAACCATCGAGACGCGCTCGCCCGAGTGGATGCGGCAGTCAAACGCTTGAACCGCCGCACGCGCGAGATATTCCTGCTACATCGCGTGGAAGGCCTCACCTATGCGGAGATCGCCACCGAGATGAATATGAGCGTGAAGGGCGTGAAGAAACAGATGGCGAAAGCATTGTTCCAGCTCCGCCGTGACGTCGGACCGATCTGA
- a CDS encoding FecR family protein — protein MPRWWLWGRNARIARDAAYWHTEMLEAPSAETQANFDAWRTADPAHERAYREVEPFSALGSRLASPVRRAPRASTFMKPAFGVVIVALCIMGGLLLFVGRGASPAYAEVSNSGRAVRTVRLADGTIVALDRNTSLSVLITQGSRRIRFQSGRARFDVANDPATPFVVELRGGTVRSTGSEFDLVADADGMRVIALRGTASLSSSDAPQASDIGLVAGQAMRFYDGKLAPISISRDERLWPASRMAFDNTPLADVIAAANKIGTPPIRFASAEIGRLRVTAVLDLRDTRALARKLSATFGLKVSATPDAIRLARVPS, from the coding sequence ATGCCGCGCTGGTGGTTGTGGGGGCGCAACGCGCGGATCGCGCGCGACGCTGCCTACTGGCATACAGAAATGCTCGAAGCGCCTTCGGCGGAGACACAGGCAAATTTCGACGCCTGGCGAACCGCCGACCCGGCGCACGAACGGGCATATCGAGAAGTCGAGCCTTTTTCAGCGCTGGGGAGCAGACTGGCGAGCCCGGTCCGCCGAGCGCCGCGGGCTTCGACGTTTATGAAACCGGCGTTCGGCGTGGTTATCGTAGCACTCTGCATTATGGGCGGGCTCTTGCTGTTCGTCGGTCGCGGCGCATCGCCAGCCTATGCGGAGGTGTCGAATTCCGGCCGCGCGGTGCGGACGGTCAGGCTCGCCGACGGGACGATTGTCGCGCTCGATAGGAACACATCGCTATCCGTCTTGATCACGCAAGGCTCGCGGCGGATACGGTTTCAATCCGGGCGTGCCCGATTCGATGTCGCCAACGATCCGGCCACTCCTTTCGTGGTCGAGTTGCGCGGTGGAACGGTTCGCTCAACTGGCAGCGAATTCGACCTTGTGGCGGACGCAGACGGAATGCGGGTGATAGCGCTACGCGGAACCGCGAGCCTGTCCAGCTCCGATGCGCCCCAAGCAAGCGATATCGGCTTGGTTGCAGGTCAAGCCATGCGGTTTTACGACGGCAAGCTGGCACCGATTTCAATTTCTCGCGACGAGCGTCTTTGGCCGGCGAGTAGAATGGCATTCGATAACACGCCCCTTGCCGATGTCATTGCGGCTGCGAACAAGATCGGCACGCCGCCGATTCGCTTTGCATCTGCCGAAATCGGCCGGCTTCGCGTAACGGCGGTTCTCGACCTGCGCGACACGCGGGCACTCGCGCGCAAACTTTCCGCCACCTTCGGCCTGAAAGTGAGCGCCACACCCGACGCCATACGATTGGCGCGCGTCCCTTCATAA
- a CDS encoding TonB-dependent receptor: protein MQHKWMGAIAAMCVTATPQTAIGQTKNARAYNIPEQDLSAALKAFAATSGREIVAASDDVANKRSAAVVGTFTPEQAVAKLLIGTGMSFRIVDGAFVIRPAATSNAGDENANAADIVVTGSRIRGAPIPSPVITIDQAQIRNAGQATLGDVVRNIPQSFGGGQNPGIGFNVPAINGVDVGGGSSINLRGLGSDATLTLLNGHRISYSGSRQSVDVSTIPVGAVERIEIVADGASALYGSDAVGGVANIILKRDMNGLETRARLATSTQGGDFQQQYDVIGGHRWRTGGLIAAYEFNRNTAVEASQRSYAATRSPGLTLFPSLRNHNAVVSGHQQLTSALKFSIDALFNDRRSAITYAQNPAGDLSVSGAHQVTKTRAYAIAPTLSVAVGDAWNLALSGSYAGDRTNYRIDGFSAGSSTLLGAGCYCNGAQSVELAGDGPLFSLPAGPAKVALGVGYRNVRLRNDRGADSPLNFERSQSNRYAYGELSMPVVGPAMVIPAVYRLNLSAALRYERYQETGSVATPKFGLIYAPTSSIDLKASWGKSFRAPTLLQRYQPPALTLLNAAVFGEPDPPPGSSALYIQGGNATLSPERATSWSATGSFHPPGIPGLTAEISYFDTRYISRIVTPIGFITQALSNPVYAAQVTRTPSQQMLDAILASGASFVNATGAPYDPANVIGFIDNSNVNAGRQWVHGVDMLASYHGKIGRDTIALNANASYLTSHRQISASQPDLPLAGILFNPPHWRGRASATWSHDDLSLTAIANYSGALKDTRYSPAAELPSQFRFDFTARYRTGDSSPYWLRGIDITLGVENAFDVDPPTIFTTTVTDTPYDSTNYSPLGRVISLAVSKSW, encoded by the coding sequence GTGCAGCACAAATGGATGGGCGCAATCGCGGCGATGTGCGTCACAGCGACGCCTCAGACCGCAATTGGCCAGACCAAAAACGCGCGCGCCTATAACATTCCGGAGCAGGATCTTTCAGCGGCGCTCAAGGCGTTCGCGGCAACATCGGGCCGCGAAATCGTCGCCGCGAGCGACGATGTTGCGAACAAGCGCAGCGCTGCCGTGGTCGGAACCTTCACGCCCGAACAGGCAGTCGCCAAGTTGTTGATTGGCACAGGGATGTCATTTCGTATCGTCGACGGAGCGTTCGTAATCCGTCCGGCAGCCACATCAAATGCCGGCGACGAAAATGCCAATGCCGCGGACATTGTGGTTACCGGCAGCCGAATTCGGGGAGCGCCAATACCCTCGCCCGTCATCACCATCGATCAGGCGCAAATTCGTAATGCTGGCCAAGCCACGCTCGGCGATGTCGTCCGCAATATTCCCCAGAGTTTCGGAGGCGGTCAAAATCCCGGTATCGGCTTCAATGTTCCTGCCATCAACGGCGTCGATGTCGGCGGCGGATCGTCGATCAATCTGCGCGGGCTCGGAAGCGACGCGACCCTGACGCTTCTGAATGGACACCGGATATCCTATAGTGGCTCACGCCAAAGTGTCGATGTCTCGACCATTCCCGTGGGGGCTGTCGAAAGAATAGAAATCGTCGCGGACGGTGCCTCGGCGCTCTATGGATCGGATGCCGTGGGGGGCGTCGCCAACATCATTTTGAAGCGCGATATGAACGGGCTCGAGACCCGCGCGCGCCTCGCCACGTCGACGCAGGGCGGGGACTTTCAACAACAATATGATGTGATCGGTGGACATCGGTGGCGAACGGGCGGCTTGATTGCGGCCTATGAATTCAACCGGAATACGGCGGTCGAGGCATCGCAGCGATCCTATGCGGCGACGCGATCGCCGGGCCTCACCCTGTTTCCGTCACTGCGTAATCACAACGCCGTCGTCAGTGGTCACCAACAGCTGACCAGCGCGCTCAAGTTCTCAATCGACGCGCTCTTCAACGATCGGCGGAGCGCGATCACCTATGCTCAAAATCCAGCAGGCGATCTGTCGGTAAGCGGTGCTCACCAGGTTACGAAGACACGGGCCTATGCGATCGCTCCCACCCTTTCGGTTGCCGTCGGAGATGCCTGGAATCTTGCCCTGTCGGGAAGTTATGCGGGAGACCGAACCAACTATCGCATTGACGGCTTTTCTGCGGGAAGTTCCACGCTGCTCGGCGCGGGTTGCTACTGCAACGGGGCGCAATCGGTCGAACTTGCCGGCGACGGGCCATTGTTCAGCTTGCCCGCTGGCCCCGCCAAGGTCGCTTTGGGGGTCGGATATCGCAACGTCAGGCTAAGAAACGACCGCGGCGCAGACAGTCCGCTAAATTTCGAGCGCTCACAATCCAACCGCTATGCTTACGGCGAACTCAGCATGCCGGTTGTCGGCCCCGCGATGGTGATCCCGGCAGTATATCGACTCAACCTGAGTGCGGCGCTCCGTTACGAGCGTTATCAGGAGACCGGCTCGGTCGCGACGCCGAAATTCGGTCTGATCTATGCGCCGACGTCGAGCATCGATCTCAAGGCCAGTTGGGGAAAGTCGTTTCGCGCACCGACATTGCTGCAACGCTATCAGCCACCAGCACTCACACTTCTCAACGCTGCGGTCTTCGGCGAGCCCGATCCGCCGCCCGGATCATCCGCGCTTTATATTCAGGGGGGCAATGCCACGCTCTCCCCGGAACGCGCGACCAGTTGGTCGGCTACCGGCAGTTTCCATCCGCCGGGCATTCCCGGCCTGACCGCCGAAATCAGCTATTTCGACACCCGCTATATCAGTCGTATCGTCACACCGATCGGCTTCATCACCCAAGCGCTCAGCAACCCCGTCTATGCAGCCCAAGTGACGCGAACGCCGTCTCAGCAGATGTTGGACGCAATCCTGGCGAGCGGCGCATCGTTCGTAAACGCCACTGGCGCGCCGTACGATCCTGCCAACGTCATTGGCTTCATCGATAACAGCAATGTCAATGCGGGGCGGCAATGGGTGCACGGCGTCGACATGCTCGCAAGCTATCACGGCAAGATAGGCCGGGATACGATCGCCCTGAATGCCAATGCGAGTTATTTGACCAGCCACCGGCAGATCAGCGCAAGCCAACCCGATCTGCCGCTTGCGGGCATCCTGTTCAATCCGCCGCATTGGCGCGGACGTGCCAGCGCAACCTGGAGCCATGACGATCTTTCGCTGACCGCCATCGCCAACTATTCCGGCGCGCTCAAGGACACGCGGTATTCACCCGCTGCCGAGCTTCCGTCGCAGTTTCGCTTCGATTTCACCGCGCGGTATCGAACCGGAGATTCAAGCCCGTACTGGCTTCGCGGAATCGACATCACCCTGGGCGTCGAGAACGCATTCGATGTCGATCCGCCGACGATCTTCACAACGACCGTGACCGATACGCCCTATGATTCGACGAATTATTCTCCGCTCGGTCGAGTTATCAGCCTCGCGGTCAGCAAATCATGGTGA
- a CDS encoding Atxe2 family lasso peptide isopeptidase, with amino-acid sequence MRVTQQRATSGYVRLLLLLMSIVAAHPAWSRCTDWTPFAKRSAVTRPIAASDLLGIAGIGRPDSEPIGGPSPLAISPDGETAAFLIARADTATNRYCQALVLIDLKNSGPPRIVDRGGDFIMTEVVARGLYIPNGFPRQIVPVWSADGRSIAYLRRAHGATHIRLVSVATGKARDIISQAGDVASFAWMPGDKRIGFAAEARRHMMERQINAASRRGWLYDERVTPNTSWRPQPKAPVANSYKVVTLASGRVTDATDQEVRLIRANADRAANPEKARAGEASASTEPTAPSPLSARRLQVTDRNGREVRCDQPACTGTFAGMWWKGGGTTLIFLKREGWDHRYTALYRWLPATGAPRRMLRTDDLLERCQMHLRKLLCLHETATHPADIVQIAPQTGKIETLFDPNQAFDRLDLGHVKRLTWRNALGLEVYGDLVLPPGYRGDRPLPTIVTLYHSRGFLRGGTGNEYPVFLFAQRGFAVLSIERPAIFAERFPELTTFDAINAADLENWSERRSVQSAIATGIERLVTRGIADPRRLGITGLSDGASAARFALINSDLFAAASISSCCVDESAPALAGPAWAEYSRKIGYPPAYPVDNEFWRPYSFVRNARRMDTPLLLQLADSESLYALPTITALRQYHQPVEMRVFPDEFHIKWQPAHRAAIYQTNLDWFDFWLNGKIDPAPEKTDEYRRWRRLRANHQQNGSTRSNRDP; translated from the coding sequence GTGAGGGTGACGCAGCAACGTGCGACATCCGGCTATGTCCGGCTGCTCCTTCTTCTAATGTCGATCGTTGCCGCGCATCCCGCCTGGAGCAGATGTACGGACTGGACGCCGTTCGCAAAACGATCCGCTGTCACCCGACCGATTGCCGCGTCCGATTTACTCGGGATCGCCGGTATCGGCCGGCCCGATTCAGAACCGATCGGCGGCCCAAGTCCATTGGCGATTTCGCCCGATGGCGAGACAGCGGCGTTCCTCATTGCGCGCGCCGACACCGCGACCAATCGCTATTGCCAGGCGCTGGTTCTGATCGACCTCAAAAATTCGGGCCCGCCACGAATTGTCGATCGCGGCGGCGACTTCATCATGACCGAGGTTGTGGCGCGCGGCCTCTATATTCCGAACGGCTTTCCTCGACAGATCGTGCCGGTCTGGTCGGCCGATGGGCGGTCGATCGCCTATCTGCGCCGAGCGCATGGAGCAACGCATATCCGGCTTGTCTCGGTCGCGACGGGTAAAGCCCGCGACATCATCAGTCAGGCGGGCGATGTCGCATCGTTCGCCTGGATGCCCGGCGACAAGCGCATCGGATTTGCTGCCGAGGCCAGGCGCCACATGATGGAGAGGCAGATCAACGCCGCCAGTCGCAGGGGCTGGCTGTACGATGAACGGGTGACGCCCAATACCAGTTGGCGCCCGCAACCCAAGGCGCCGGTGGCCAATAGCTACAAGGTAGTCACACTGGCCTCGGGGCGCGTCACCGACGCGACGGATCAGGAGGTCCGCTTGATCCGCGCGAATGCGGACCGCGCTGCCAATCCGGAAAAGGCCCGTGCTGGCGAAGCGTCGGCATCGACCGAACCAACCGCACCATCGCCACTCTCCGCCAGACGATTGCAGGTCACGGACCGAAACGGAAGAGAGGTCCGCTGCGATCAACCAGCCTGCACCGGCACTTTTGCAGGGATGTGGTGGAAAGGCGGCGGGACAACGCTGATTTTCCTCAAACGCGAAGGTTGGGACCATCGCTATACCGCGCTGTATCGCTGGTTGCCGGCAACCGGCGCTCCCCGGCGGATGCTACGAACCGATGACCTTCTCGAGCGATGTCAGATGCATCTGCGGAAGTTGCTGTGCCTGCACGAAACCGCCACCCATCCCGCCGATATCGTCCAAATCGCCCCCCAAACCGGGAAGATCGAGACGCTGTTCGATCCCAATCAGGCCTTCGACCGGCTCGACCTGGGCCATGTGAAACGGTTGACATGGCGCAATGCATTGGGCCTCGAGGTTTACGGCGATCTCGTACTGCCGCCCGGCTATCGAGGCGATAGGCCGCTGCCGACAATCGTCACGCTCTATCATTCGCGCGGGTTTCTGCGTGGCGGGACCGGCAATGAATATCCCGTTTTTCTCTTTGCGCAGCGCGGGTTCGCGGTTCTCAGCATCGAACGCCCCGCCATATTCGCCGAGCGCTTTCCCGAGCTAACCACATTCGACGCCATCAACGCCGCGGACCTTGAGAACTGGAGCGAGCGGCGCAGCGTCCAGTCCGCGATCGCGACCGGAATCGAACGCCTTGTCACGCGCGGTATCGCCGATCCGCGCCGCCTTGGTATTACCGGGCTTAGCGACGGCGCGTCCGCGGCGCGCTTCGCGCTCATCAATTCCGATCTGTTCGCTGCCGCCTCGATCAGCAGCTGCTGCGTCGATGAATCGGCTCCCGCGCTCGCGGGACCCGCATGGGCCGAGTATAGTCGCAAGATCGGCTATCCGCCGGCATATCCGGTCGATAACGAATTCTGGCGTCCCTATTCCTTCGTGCGCAACGCACGAAGGATGGACACGCCGCTCCTGTTGCAGCTTGCCGATAGCGAGTCGCTCTATGCGCTGCCGACAATCACGGCGCTGCGCCAATATCATCAGCCGGTCGAGATGCGCGTCTTTCCGGATGAGTTCCACATCAAGTGGCAACCGGCGCACCGCGCCGCGATCTACCAGACCAATCTCGATTGGTTCGACTTCTGGTTGAACGGCAAGATCGATCCCGCGCCCGAAAAGACAGATGAATATCGCCGATGGCGAAGACTGCGCGCCAATCACCAACAAAATGGCTCGACGCGATCAAACCGAGATCCATGA